From a region of the Streptomyces venezuelae genome:
- a CDS encoding proline racemase family protein, giving the protein MTTVRTVDYHTAGEPFRIADCALEGMPPVPGDTVAERCATVIGPGGSGTAPRRGELDDVRRLLVQEPRGHAGMYGGFVVPADDDGAHFGVLFWHKDGYSTACGHGAMALGVWAVDTGRVAAPADGDAPVRIDVPSGRVTATVHRAGGRTTGVTFRNVPAVVGARKVPVATSFGLAEVDIAHAGACYATVRARDLGLDVSRAALPALVRAGQEVRAALATHPATWHPDGPLLSGVYGVILHEELPDTPFGPHQRNVTVFADGQIDRSPCGSGTSARLALLAEDGRLGPGEDLLHESVTGTVFTGRMLDGGVTEVTGTAHRTGEHAFVVDPYDALGSGFLL; this is encoded by the coding sequence GTGACGACCGTCCGCACGGTGGACTACCACACCGCCGGCGAGCCCTTCCGGATCGCCGACTGCGCCCTCGAAGGGATGCCACCGGTCCCCGGGGACACCGTCGCCGAGCGCTGCGCCACCGTCATCGGCCCGGGAGGCTCCGGGACCGCCCCGCGCCGGGGCGAGCTGGACGACGTACGGCGCCTGCTCGTTCAGGAGCCGCGCGGACACGCCGGGATGTACGGGGGGTTCGTGGTCCCCGCCGACGACGACGGGGCCCACTTCGGCGTGCTGTTCTGGCACAAGGACGGCTACTCCACCGCCTGCGGCCACGGCGCCATGGCCCTCGGGGTCTGGGCCGTGGACACCGGCCGGGTCGCCGCCCCGGCCGACGGGGACGCCCCGGTGCGCATCGACGTACCGTCCGGGCGGGTCACCGCCACCGTCCACCGGGCCGGGGGCCGCACCACCGGGGTCACCTTCCGCAACGTCCCGGCGGTGGTGGGTGCGCGCAAGGTGCCCGTCGCCACCTCGTTCGGGCTCGCCGAGGTGGACATCGCGCACGCCGGGGCCTGTTACGCCACCGTCCGCGCGCGCGACCTCGGCCTGGACGTCTCCCGGGCGGCGCTGCCCGCCCTGGTGCGGGCCGGGCAGGAGGTCCGGGCGGCGCTGGCCACCCACCCCGCCACCTGGCACCCGGACGGCCCGCTGCTCTCCGGGGTCTACGGGGTGATCCTCCACGAGGAGCTGCCCGACACCCCCTTCGGGCCGCACCAGCGCAACGTCACCGTCTTCGCCGACGGGCAGATCGACCGCTCGCCCTGCGGCTCCGGCACCTCGGCACGGCTCGCGCTGCTCGCCGAGGACGGGAGGCTCGGCCCGGGCGAGGACCTGCTGCACGAGTCGGTCACGGGCACGGTGTTCACCGGGCGGATGCTGGACGGCGGGGTCACCGAGGTCACGGGCACCGCCCACCGCACCGGCGAACACGCCTTCGTGGTGGACCCGTACGACGCACTCGGCAGCGGATTCCTCCTGTGA
- a CDS encoding ornithine cyclodeaminase family protein, with the protein MAALLTPAAAADAVAAALLGGLDPESCPPRSAIGVPGGGELLLMPAASGAYAGVKIAGVAPGNPARGLPRITGSYLLLDGPTLRPLALLDGAALTTLRTPAVSALALRHLAPAGRPLRLVLFGTGPQAYGHLEASLAVAELAEVVVVARNHGRAERLAAHARTLGPAARTGTPEDVADADLVICCTTAREPLFDGRLVRPGATVVAVGSHEPTARETDTALVRRAAVYVESRAAALREAGDLLVPEAEGAIGPGHVSGTLADLVGGRIPASGPRSCPQLFKSVGMAWEDLAVAVALYEAAGV; encoded by the coding sequence ATGGCCGCCCTGCTCACCCCTGCGGCGGCGGCCGACGCCGTGGCCGCCGCCCTGCTCGGCGGCCTCGACCCGGAGAGCTGCCCGCCGCGCTCCGCGATCGGGGTGCCCGGCGGGGGCGAACTGCTGCTGATGCCGGCCGCCTCGGGCGCGTACGCCGGGGTGAAGATCGCCGGGGTCGCGCCCGGGAACCCGGCCCGCGGGCTGCCCCGGATCACGGGCTCCTACCTGCTCCTGGACGGCCCCACCCTGCGGCCCCTGGCCCTGCTGGACGGCGCGGCGCTGACCACCCTGCGCACCCCGGCGGTCTCCGCCCTCGCGCTGCGCCACCTGGCGCCCGCCGGGCGGCCGCTGCGCCTGGTGCTCTTCGGCACGGGACCGCAGGCGTACGGACATCTGGAAGCAAGCCTGGCGGTAGCGGAGTTGGCCGAGGTGGTGGTGGTCGCGCGGAACCACGGGCGGGCGGAGCGGCTCGCCGCCCACGCCCGTACCCTGGGCCCGGCCGCCCGGACCGGCACCCCGGAGGACGTGGCCGACGCCGACCTGGTGATCTGCTGCACCACGGCCCGGGAACCGCTCTTCGACGGGCGTCTCGTCCGGCCCGGCGCCACCGTCGTGGCCGTCGGCTCGCACGAGCCGACGGCCCGGGAGACGGACACCGCCCTTGTGCGACGGGCGGCGGTGTACGTGGAATCCCGGGCGGCGGCCCTGCGCGAGGCGGGCGACCTGCTGGTCCCGGAGGCCGAGGGGGCCATCGGCCCCGGTCATGTCAGCGGGACCCTCGCCGACCTGGTGGGCGGCCGGATCCCGGCATCCGGGCCGCGGAGTTGTCCACAGCTCTTCAAGAGCGTGGGCATGGCCTGGGAAGATCTCGCCGTGGCGGTCGCGCTGTACGAGGCCGCAGGAGTGTGA
- a CDS encoding GntR family transcriptional regulator, with product MGDLKQHSLIKAQERLRDQVGHALRAALIAGELRPGSVYSAPGLAAELGVSATPVREAMLDLAREGLVEPVRNKGFRITEVSERDLDQFTELRTMIEVPTIGRITKTATAEQLEALRPVAEEIVTSAREHNLIGYLEADRRFHLSLLALAGNDRLVETVGDLRKRSRLYGLTGLDEAGKLVSSAEEHIELLDLMLSGDAEAAQECMLRHLGHVRSLWAQGRDEPVGRVPGGLGSGLQ from the coding sequence ATGGGTGACCTGAAGCAGCACAGTCTCATCAAGGCCCAGGAACGCCTCCGCGACCAGGTCGGCCACGCACTGCGCGCCGCACTGATAGCGGGCGAGCTGCGCCCCGGGAGCGTCTACTCCGCGCCGGGCCTCGCGGCCGAACTCGGCGTCTCGGCCACACCCGTCCGCGAGGCCATGCTCGACCTGGCCCGCGAAGGACTGGTCGAGCCGGTCCGCAACAAGGGCTTCCGCATCACCGAGGTCAGCGAGCGCGACCTGGACCAGTTCACCGAACTGCGCACGATGATCGAGGTACCGACCATCGGACGCATCACCAAGACGGCCACGGCCGAGCAGCTGGAGGCGCTGCGCCCCGTCGCCGAGGAGATCGTCACCAGCGCCCGCGAGCACAACCTCATCGGCTACCTGGAGGCCGACCGCCGCTTCCACCTCTCCCTGCTGGCCCTCGCGGGCAACGACCGGCTGGTGGAGACGGTCGGCGACCTGCGCAAGCGCTCCAGGCTCTACGGCCTGACCGGCCTGGACGAGGCCGGCAAGCTGGTCTCCTCCGCGGAGGAGCACATCGAGCTGCTCGACCTGATGCTGAGCGGCGACGCCGAGGCCGCGCAGGAGTGCATGCTCCGCCACCTCGGCCACGTCCGCTCGCTCTGGGCCCAGGGCCGCGACGAGCCGGTCGGCCGCGTCCCCGGAGGCCTCGGCTCCGGACTCCAGTAG
- a CDS encoding bifunctional metallophosphatase/5'-nucleotidase produces the protein MGAAAATFALGVPARATAHARDAATAAEYVDVQLLDITDLHGYLQGAPGSNSVIVGNGGRSYTVGGVAYMAAHLERLRDGHPNSLFFTPGDAFSGWEFDAAAFADEPTIEALNRMGLDFATAGNHEFDKSPAMLRRHMEQGVPFPVEGRDTSFTDSSGLRFHGADFRYYSANLVRGGGGATVLPPYNIERVLTADGRELPIGFIHLTAVGSELFPGSYQPGLATLDEVATADHYAALLKSQGVNAIVLSLHDGAVAGTDFNSGADPSGPALDLALRVSPDIDAIVTGHWHTRFNMMVPDPDGVPRPFVEAGCYGQVINEINLRLDPLTGRVVRELTVSTNHPNTRDVAPHPELQEVVTYWAGQAAARDRTPLGRQSGSFLRARNTAGESTMGNLAADWALWAGGRPTDPENDANVHPNVPAQLAVVAAAPRVGQAVVAGDLVLDPASGGTITFGSAWRAIGFGDPIVSAWVSGQRIHDALEEQWTTTESGELRFAPLAVSRNVRYTFDARGPVGDRVHPEEVLVDGVPLDLGRRYRLAAPSYTLLANDGYPSLSAFEEPYRHQRDFESFVAYVRETGVLAPQPRDRVTAANAAGAGADVGVVVDPPVLLLPDGTPVPRPEAAIISADRPRAARGGGRPPC, from the coding sequence CTGGGGGCCGCGGCGGCGACCTTCGCGCTCGGGGTCCCGGCGCGGGCCACCGCCCACGCCCGGGACGCCGCCACCGCCGCCGAGTACGTCGACGTCCAGCTCCTCGACATCACCGACCTGCACGGCTATCTGCAGGGCGCACCCGGCAGCAACTCGGTCATCGTCGGCAACGGCGGCCGCAGCTACACCGTCGGCGGCGTCGCGTACATGGCCGCGCACCTCGAACGCCTCCGCGACGGCCACCCGAACTCCCTGTTCTTCACCCCCGGAGACGCCTTCTCCGGCTGGGAGTTCGACGCGGCGGCCTTCGCCGACGAGCCGACGATCGAGGCCCTCAACCGCATGGGGCTCGACTTCGCGACGGCCGGCAACCACGAGTTCGACAAGTCACCGGCCATGCTCCGGCGCCACATGGAGCAGGGCGTCCCGTTCCCGGTCGAGGGCCGCGACACCTCCTTCACCGACTCCTCCGGCCTGCGCTTCCACGGCGCCGACTTCCGCTACTACAGCGCCAACCTGGTCCGGGGCGGGGGCGGCGCGACGGTCCTGCCCCCCTACAACATCGAGCGGGTGCTCACCGCCGACGGCCGCGAGCTGCCCATCGGGTTCATCCACCTCACCGCCGTGGGCAGCGAGCTGTTCCCCGGCTCCTACCAGCCGGGCCTCGCCACCCTCGACGAGGTCGCCACCGCCGACCACTACGCGGCACTGCTCAAGAGCCAGGGCGTGAACGCGATCGTGCTCAGCCTGCACGACGGGGCGGTGGCCGGGACCGACTTCAACAGCGGCGCCGACCCCTCGGGGCCCGCCCTCGACCTCGCGCTGCGGGTCTCCCCCGACATCGACGCGATCGTCACCGGGCACTGGCACACCCGGTTCAACATGATGGTCCCCGACCCGGACGGCGTCCCCCGGCCGTTCGTCGAGGCCGGCTGCTACGGCCAGGTCATCAACGAGATCAACCTGCGGCTCGACCCGCTCACCGGCCGGGTGGTCCGGGAGCTGACGGTGTCCACCAACCACCCCAACACCCGTGACGTCGCCCCTCATCCGGAGCTGCAGGAGGTCGTCACCTACTGGGCGGGGCAGGCGGCGGCGCGCGACCGGACCCCGCTCGGGCGGCAGAGCGGCTCGTTCCTGCGCGCCCGGAACACGGCGGGCGAGAGCACCATGGGGAACCTGGCCGCCGACTGGGCGCTGTGGGCCGGCGGCAGACCCACCGACCCCGAGAACGACGCCAACGTCCACCCCAACGTCCCGGCCCAGCTCGCCGTGGTCGCAGCGGCGCCCCGGGTCGGCCAGGCGGTCGTCGCCGGGGACCTCGTCCTCGACCCGGCCTCGGGCGGCACCATCACCTTCGGCAGTGCCTGGCGGGCCATCGGGTTCGGTGATCCGATCGTCAGCGCGTGGGTGAGCGGGCAGCGGATCCACGACGCGCTGGAGGAGCAGTGGACGACGACGGAGTCCGGCGAGCTGCGCTTCGCTCCCCTCGCCGTCTCCCGGAACGTGCGCTACACCTTCGACGCGCGGGGGCCGGTCGGGGACCGGGTGCACCCCGAGGAGGTCCTCGTCGACGGTGTCCCGCTGGACCTCGGCCGCCGATACCGGCTCGCGGCCCCGTCGTACACGCTCCTCGCGAACGACGGCTATCCGTCCCTCTCCGCGTTCGAGGAGCCGTACCGGCACCAGCGGGACTTCGAGAGCTTCGTGGCGTACGTACGCGAGACGGGGGTGCTCGCTCCGCAGCCCAGGGACCGGGTCACGGCGGCGAACGCGGCCGGCGCGGGGGCCGACGTGGGCGTCGTCGTGGACCCGCCGGTCCTGCTCCTGCCCGACGGGACGCCCGTCCCGCGCCCGGAGGCGGCGATCATCTCGGCGGACCGGCCGCGGGCGGCCCGTGGCGGCGGCCGCCCGCCCTGCTGA
- a CDS encoding ABC transporter substrate-binding protein, with amino-acid sequence MTKRTQLALATALVAALALGASGCSGTKKGTAGSGASNPAAANDGKILGGTPVKGGTLTVLSNQDFAHLDPARNWTMPTMDFGTRLLYRTLVTFKAEPGKAGSELVPDLATDLGTSSNGGRTWTFTLKEGVKYEDGSPVRAQDVKYNVERSFSPDLTGGPDYAAQYLAGTEGYKGPLQGQHLDSVKTPDDRTIVFELKRPVAEFSATATLPTFAPVPQSQEKGTQYDARPFSSGPYKIESYDRDKKLVLVRNEHWDPGTDTVRKAYPDKFVVVMGLKGGQIDDRIIAGEGADASTVQYADMRPESAPKVLPKPEVKARLLAESQGCTEMLHLNNSRAPFDDPKVREAMQYAVDKEAVVTAGGGPALNEVATAYLPPALSGGKQADVLKIAPAGDPAKARELLKAAGKESLKVSLSVSTGDKGKAEAIQQGLSRAGIEVVIDTVDPGAYYDVIGDLSTTPDMTLTGWCPDYPSGSTWIPFVFDGRTIKEKGNQGNYSQFRDEATMKRIDEINAMADAKEANQAWIDLDAALMAKSPNVPLLLERKPLLVGTNIAGAFGHPVWTGTIDYGTVGLKDPSKSQG; translated from the coding sequence ATGACCAAGCGCACCCAACTCGCCCTCGCCACCGCCCTGGTGGCCGCTCTCGCACTCGGCGCCTCGGGTTGCTCCGGCACCAAGAAGGGCACGGCCGGCTCGGGCGCTTCCAACCCCGCCGCCGCCAACGACGGCAAGATCCTCGGCGGAACCCCCGTCAAGGGCGGCACCTTGACCGTCCTGTCCAACCAGGACTTCGCGCACCTCGACCCCGCCCGCAACTGGACGATGCCGACCATGGACTTCGGCACCCGGCTGCTCTACCGCACGCTCGTCACCTTCAAGGCCGAGCCCGGCAAGGCGGGCAGCGAGCTGGTCCCCGACCTCGCCACCGACCTCGGCACCTCCTCCAACGGCGGCCGCACCTGGACCTTCACCCTCAAGGAGGGCGTGAAGTACGAGGACGGCAGCCCGGTCAGGGCCCAGGACGTCAAGTACAACGTCGAGCGCTCCTTCAGCCCCGACCTCACCGGCGGCCCCGACTACGCCGCCCAGTACCTGGCCGGGACCGAGGGCTACAAGGGCCCGCTCCAGGGGCAGCACCTGGACTCCGTCAAGACGCCCGACGACCGCACGATCGTCTTCGAACTGAAGCGCCCGGTCGCCGAGTTCTCCGCGACCGCCACCCTGCCGACCTTCGCCCCCGTGCCCCAGTCCCAGGAGAAGGGCACCCAGTACGACGCCCGCCCGTTCTCCTCCGGCCCGTACAAGATCGAGTCGTACGACCGCGACAAGAAGCTGGTCCTGGTCCGCAACGAGCACTGGGACCCGGGCACCGACACCGTCCGCAAGGCCTACCCGGACAAGTTCGTCGTCGTCATGGGCCTCAAGGGCGGCCAGATCGACGACCGGATCATCGCCGGCGAGGGCGCCGACGCCTCCACCGTCCAGTACGCCGACATGCGCCCCGAGAGCGCCCCCAAGGTGCTGCCCAAGCCGGAGGTCAAGGCCCGGCTGCTCGCCGAGTCACAGGGCTGCACGGAGATGCTCCACCTGAACAACTCCCGCGCCCCCTTCGACGACCCGAAGGTCCGCGAGGCCATGCAGTACGCCGTCGACAAGGAGGCCGTCGTCACCGCGGGCGGCGGCCCGGCCCTCAACGAGGTCGCCACCGCCTACCTGCCCCCGGCCCTCTCCGGAGGCAAGCAGGCCGACGTACTGAAGATCGCCCCGGCCGGCGACCCGGCCAAGGCCAGGGAACTCCTCAAGGCCGCCGGCAAGGAGAGCCTCAAGGTGTCCCTGTCCGTCTCCACCGGCGACAAGGGCAAGGCCGAGGCCATCCAGCAGGGCCTGTCCCGCGCAGGCATCGAGGTCGTCATCGACACCGTCGACCCGGGGGCCTACTACGACGTCATCGGCGACCTCTCCACCACGCCCGACATGACCCTCACCGGCTGGTGCCCCGACTACCCCTCCGGCTCCACCTGGATCCCGTTCGTCTTCGACGGACGCACCATCAAGGAGAAGGGCAACCAGGGCAACTACAGCCAGTTCCGCGACGAGGCGACCATGAAGCGGATCGACGAGATCAACGCCATGGCCGACGCCAAGGAGGCCAACCAGGCCTGGATCGACCTCGACGCCGCCCTGATGGCCAAGTCCCCGAACGTCCCGCTCCTCCTGGAGCGCAAGCCGCTCCTCGTCGGCACCAACATCGCGGGCGCCTTCGGCCACCCCGTGTGGACCGGCACCATCGACTACGGGACCGTCGGCCTCAAGGACCCCTCGAAGAGCCAGGGCTGA
- a CDS encoding ABC transporter permease, with translation MTTTAPVPEDRAHRATAGPPAPDAAPAPDAATVRPAAAPGSSPWQLARRELRRRPAVRASLGVVLLFVLMAATAPWLGALGGWSPNEFDKTAIDPYLGGQPLGALGGISPEHWLGVEPVTGRDLFARVIHGAQVSLLIAFAATAIVVVAGTAAGIAAGYFGGRTDTVLSRLMDLTMSFPSLIFMIAMLSVAKDVNRIVLMTTVIGVFGWPGVARVVRGQTLSLKHREYVDAARVGGSGPWRILTRDILPGVSGPVIAYTTLLIPGMISTEAALSYLGVGVRPPTPSWGQMIAESVAYYETDPMYFVIPSVFLFLAVLAFTLLGDALRDILDPRGGRT, from the coding sequence ATGACCACCACCGCACCGGTCCCGGAGGACCGGGCACACCGGGCCACCGCAGGCCCCCCGGCCCCGGACGCCGCCCCCGCCCCCGATGCCGCCACCGTCCGGCCCGCGGCAGCGCCCGGCAGCAGCCCCTGGCAGCTCGCCCGGCGGGAACTGCGCCGCCGTCCCGCCGTCCGCGCCAGCCTCGGCGTCGTCCTCCTCTTCGTCCTGATGGCCGCCACCGCCCCCTGGCTGGGCGCCCTCGGCGGCTGGTCCCCGAACGAGTTCGACAAGACCGCCATCGACCCCTACCTCGGCGGCCAGCCGCTCGGCGCCCTCGGCGGCATCAGCCCCGAACACTGGCTCGGGGTCGAACCCGTCACCGGCCGCGACCTGTTCGCCCGTGTGATCCACGGCGCCCAGGTCTCCCTCCTGATCGCCTTCGCCGCCACCGCCATCGTGGTGGTCGCCGGCACGGCCGCCGGGATCGCCGCCGGCTACTTCGGCGGCCGCACCGACACGGTCCTGTCCCGGCTCATGGACCTGACCATGTCCTTCCCCTCGCTGATCTTCATGATCGCGATGCTGTCCGTGGCCAAGGACGTCAACCGGATCGTCCTCATGACCACCGTCATCGGCGTCTTCGGCTGGCCCGGCGTCGCCCGCGTGGTCCGCGGCCAGACCCTCTCCCTCAAACACCGCGAGTACGTCGACGCCGCCCGCGTCGGCGGCTCCGGCCCCTGGCGGATCCTGACCCGCGACATCCTCCCGGGCGTCTCGGGCCCGGTCATCGCCTACACGACCCTGCTGATCCCCGGAATGATCAGCACCGAGGCCGCCCTCAGCTACCTCGGCGTCGGCGTCCGTCCGCCCACCCCCTCCTGGGGCCAGATGATCGCCGAGTCCGTGGCCTACTACGAGACCGACCCCATGTACTTCGTCATCCCCAGCGTCTTCCTCTTCCTCGCCGTGCTCGCCTTCACGCTGCTCGGCGACGCCCTGCGCGACATCCTCGACCCGAGGGGCGGCCGCACTTGA
- a CDS encoding ABC transporter permease, producing MILYLARRLLALAGVLLAIAAVTFLIFYVLPADPAAAACGKTCSAERLADVRTYLGLDQPLWRQFTDFLTGIFTGRTLGTGQYAVDCDFPCLGYSYENSLPVWDLLTDRLPVSASLAVGAAVLWLLLGLGAGVTAALRKDTATDKALMVGAVAAASLPVYFTSVMLIYGVIRVAGLLPYPTYQAFTDDPLAWAANLTLPWIALALLYAAMYARQSRGSMIEAMAEPYIRTARAKGMPERTVVVKHGLRSGMTPILTIFGMDLGGLLAGAVITESIFGLPGIGRLFYGALVNSDQPVVLGVTLLAAFFIVVANLLVDLLYAVIDPRVRY from the coding sequence TTGATCCTCTACCTCGCCCGCCGGCTGCTCGCCCTCGCCGGCGTGCTCCTCGCCATCGCCGCCGTCACCTTCCTCATCTTCTACGTGCTGCCCGCCGACCCGGCCGCGGCCGCCTGCGGCAAGACCTGCAGCGCCGAACGCCTGGCCGACGTACGCACGTACCTGGGCCTCGACCAGCCCCTGTGGCGACAGTTCACCGACTTCCTCACCGGCATCTTCACCGGCCGCACCCTGGGCACCGGCCAGTACGCCGTCGACTGCGACTTCCCGTGCCTCGGCTACAGCTACGAGAACTCGCTGCCCGTGTGGGACCTGCTGACGGACCGGCTCCCGGTCTCCGCCTCCCTCGCCGTGGGCGCCGCCGTGCTGTGGCTGCTCCTGGGCCTCGGCGCCGGGGTCACCGCCGCCCTGCGCAAGGACACCGCCACCGACAAGGCCCTGATGGTCGGCGCCGTCGCCGCAGCCTCCCTGCCCGTGTACTTCACCTCCGTGATGCTCATCTACGGCGTCATCCGCGTCGCCGGCCTCCTGCCCTACCCCACCTACCAGGCCTTCACCGACGACCCGCTCGCCTGGGCCGCGAACCTGACCCTGCCCTGGATCGCGCTCGCCCTGCTCTACGCGGCCATGTACGCGCGCCAGAGCCGCGGCTCGATGATCGAGGCGATGGCCGAGCCGTACATCCGTACCGCCCGGGCCAAGGGCATGCCCGAGCGCACCGTCGTCGTCAAACACGGGCTGCGCTCCGGCATGACCCCGATCCTCACCATCTTCGGCATGGACCTCGGCGGACTGCTCGCCGGAGCCGTCATCACCGAGTCCATCTTCGGACTCCCCGGCATCGGGCGGCTGTTCTACGGCGCGCTGGTCAACTCCGACCAGCCCGTGGTCCTCGGCGTCACCCTCCTCGCCGCCTTCTTCATCGTCGTCGCCAACCTCCTCGTCGACCTCCTGTACGCCGTCATCGACCCGCGAGTGAGGTACTGA
- a CDS encoding ABC transporter ATP-binding protein, with protein sequence MAAEAPLLEVRDLRVTFTTGHGTVRAVDSVGFTVEAGRTLGIVGESGSGKSVTSLAVMGLHRGPVEVGGSVALDGRELTGLPERELSRIRGRRMAMIFQDPLSSLHPYYTVGEQIAEHYRVHFKAGRAAARRRAVDMLGEVGIPEPARRAGEYPHQFSGGMRQRAMIAMALACEPDLLIADEPTTALDVTVQAQILELIARLQQDRGLGVVMITHDLGVVARVAHEVLVMYGGRAAEQAPADDLFTDPAHPYTRGLLDSLPRLDTADDVPLPFIPGSPPSLLAPAPGCAFAPRCPVAAADPDERGARCSGERPGLRPYGARGRLAACHFAGSAATPPGGSAPGFPSTAPGVSR encoded by the coding sequence ATGGCCGCGGAGGCTCCCCTTCTCGAAGTACGCGACCTGCGCGTCACCTTCACCACCGGACACGGCACCGTACGGGCCGTCGACTCGGTCGGCTTCACCGTCGAGGCCGGCCGCACCCTCGGCATCGTCGGCGAGTCCGGCTCCGGCAAGTCCGTCACCTCGCTCGCCGTCATGGGCCTGCACCGGGGGCCCGTCGAGGTCGGCGGATCCGTGGCCCTCGACGGGCGCGAGCTGACCGGGCTCCCGGAGCGCGAGCTGTCCAGGATCCGAGGCCGCCGGATGGCCATGATCTTCCAGGACCCGCTCTCCAGCCTGCACCCCTACTACACGGTCGGCGAGCAGATCGCCGAGCACTACCGCGTGCACTTCAAGGCCGGCCGGGCCGCAGCCCGCAGACGCGCCGTCGACATGCTCGGCGAGGTCGGCATCCCCGAACCGGCCCGCCGCGCCGGGGAGTACCCCCACCAGTTCTCCGGCGGCATGCGCCAGCGCGCGATGATCGCCATGGCCCTGGCCTGCGAGCCGGACCTGCTGATCGCCGACGAGCCGACCACCGCCCTGGACGTCACCGTGCAGGCGCAGATCCTGGAGCTGATCGCCCGGCTCCAGCAGGACCGCGGACTCGGCGTCGTGATGATCACCCACGACCTGGGCGTCGTCGCCCGCGTCGCCCACGAGGTGCTCGTGATGTACGGCGGCCGCGCCGCCGAACAGGCCCCGGCCGACGACCTGTTCACCGACCCCGCCCACCCCTACACCCGGGGACTGCTCGACTCGCTGCCCCGCCTCGACACCGCCGACGACGTCCCCCTGCCCTTCATCCCCGGCTCCCCGCCCTCCCTGCTCGCACCCGCCCCCGGCTGCGCCTTCGCCCCGCGCTGCCCCGTGGCCGCCGCCGACCCGGACGAGCGCGGGGCGCGCTGCTCGGGCGAGCGGCCCGGACTCCGCCCGTACGGTGCGCGGGGACGGCTGGCCGCCTGCCACTTCGCGGGATCCGCCGCGACCCCTCCGGGCGGATCCGCGCCCGGGTTCCCTTCGACCGCCCCGGGGGTGTCCCGATGA
- a CDS encoding ABC transporter ATP-binding protein translates to MTFPGRRSVTGRRGAPVRAVDGVSFDLAAGQTLGLVGESGCGKSTTGRMLVRLLEPTAGRVVFEGKDISRLSPSAMRPLRRHIQMVFQDPHSSLNPRQTVARIISDPLLVQGWSAADARRRAAELMELVGLIPEHIDRYPHEFSGGQAQRIGIARSLSTSPRLIVADEPVSALDVSVQAQIVNLMERLRAELGLAYVFIAHDLSVVKRVSDRVAVMYLGRIVEIGDKKSLYENPQHPYTRALLSAVPLPDPAAERRRERIVLLGDPPSPAAPPPGCTFHPRCPKAQQICRTERPVLRPAASREVACHFPGD, encoded by the coding sequence ATGACCTTCCCCGGCCGGCGGTCCGTGACCGGGCGCCGGGGGGCGCCCGTGCGCGCCGTCGACGGGGTCTCCTTCGACCTGGCGGCCGGGCAGACCCTGGGCCTGGTCGGGGAGTCGGGCTGCGGGAAGTCCACCACCGGCCGGATGCTGGTCCGGCTGCTGGAGCCCACCGCGGGCCGGGTCGTCTTCGAGGGCAAGGACATCAGCCGCCTCTCCCCGTCCGCCATGCGCCCGCTGCGCAGGCACATCCAGATGGTCTTCCAAGACCCGCACTCCTCGCTCAACCCCCGGCAGACCGTGGCCCGGATCATCTCGGACCCGCTGCTGGTGCAGGGCTGGAGCGCGGCGGACGCCCGCCGCCGGGCCGCCGAGCTGATGGAGCTCGTCGGACTGATCCCGGAGCACATCGACCGCTACCCGCACGAGTTCTCCGGTGGCCAGGCCCAGCGCATCGGCATCGCCCGCTCGCTGTCCACCAGCCCCCGCCTGATCGTCGCCGACGAGCCGGTCTCCGCGCTGGACGTCTCGGTGCAGGCGCAGATCGTCAACCTGATGGAACGACTACGGGCCGAACTCGGCCTCGCCTACGTGTTCATCGCGCACGACCTGTCGGTGGTCAAGCGGGTCAGCGACCGGGTCGCCGTCATGTACCTCGGCCGGATCGTCGAGATCGGGGACAAGAAGTCCCTGTACGAGAACCCGCAGCACCCGTACACCCGGGCGCTGCTGTCCGCCGTACCGCTGCCCGACCCGGCGGCGGAACGGCGGCGGGAGCGGATCGTGCTGCTCGGCGACCCGCCGAGCCCGGCCGCTCCACCCCCCGGCTGCACCTTCCACCCGCGCTGCCCCAAGGCGCAGCAGATCTGCCGCACCGAGCGCCCGGTGCTGCGACCCGCCGCCTCCCGCGAGGTGGCCTGCCACTTCCCTGGTGACTGA